The genomic window CCTTCTGCCTTCTGCCTTCTGCCTTCTGCCTTCTGCCTTCTGCCTTCTGCCTTCTAAAATACTGAACATTTCCAGAACTTTCCTGTAACGACAAAGACTCCTGCATCAAAGAAACTGAAATTAGTTGCAAGGAGTTTTCTTATGTCGCTACTTATTGATAACAAAATCACCAATTCATTAAACGGTAAAAATACTAAATCCAGCCTCAGCCAATATTTGCAAGGAGTGCAACATTTTGGCATTACCGTTGATGACATGGAAAAAGCTTTAGAATTTTATGTTGGGATTCTGGGGGGCAAAGTTGCGATCGGCGGTAATGGATTTTACGGCGAAGATTTGCAAAATTTGATGTTTCAAAAAGAACAATTAGAAGCCATTGAAAAAGGTATCAGTCCCAAATGTATTGGTGTTCCTAACATTCTCAATGGTGCAGAAGAAGCATTAGATGTGCGATTCATTTCTTTTGGTAACACCTGTGTTGAAGTAATCCATTTTCGGGATGCCAAACTAAACTATAAAGCCCCAAATATTTTTGCCAAAATCCCTTCTTCTGTCGGTTATGCTAATGCACCGCACATTTCTTTTCACGTTAAAGATGATGTAGATTTGAATGAATTTGCTAAGTTGTTGGAAGAAGAATGTCAAAGACGAGGTTTGACTGAAGTTGTAGTGAATAAAATTATCACCGTTAACACAGAAGCAGAGAGAAGGAAAGCGGGATTGCACTACGCTAAAACCGTTTTTCCTCCCGGAGAATTCGACGGTTGGGCATTATTTTACTGCAAAGGGCCAAATGGCGAACAGTTAGAATTTAACCAAGTTACTCGTACAACTTTGGCTAATTTTAAAAGAGCGCAACAAGAATACAACCAAGAAGTAGGCAGAGACTTTGTTTGGGCTTCTGATGCTGTACAGGGTAGCACCTCTGTTAATAATAACAATAGTAATTGGGAATGGCCTCATACAAAAAAATGGCCTAAATTTTCTGGTTCTAAAATCGACATTCTCAAGCAATTATTTTTAGCTGGAGAAGCGATGAATATTAACAATTTTGTGCAGTTTTTTACTGAAGATGCTCATTACCAATTTGGCAATTTTCCTGTAGTTTA from Phormidium ambiguum IAM M-71 includes these protein-coding regions:
- a CDS encoding nuclear transport factor 2 family protein, with the translated sequence MSLLIDNKITNSLNGKNTKSSLSQYLQGVQHFGITVDDMEKALEFYVGILGGKVAIGGNGFYGEDLQNLMFQKEQLEAIEKGISPKCIGVPNILNGAEEALDVRFISFGNTCVEVIHFRDAKLNYKAPNIFAKIPSSVGYANAPHISFHVKDDVDLNEFAKLLEEECQRRGLTEVVVNKIITVNTEAERRKAGLHYAKTVFPPGEFDGWALFYCKGPNGEQLEFNQVTRTTLANFKRAQQEYNQEVGRDFVWASDAVQGSTSVNNNNSNWEWPHTKKWPKFSGSKIDILKQLFLAGEAMNINNFVQFFTEDAHYQFGNFPVVYGHQGIKDSSMAFLENCEGLHHHLTNMWQMSEELVIVEMINTYVRHDGKIFTLPCGDTVRFRGDKICDMRIYMDIAPLFSE